A portion of the Lolium rigidum isolate FL_2022 chromosome 1, APGP_CSIRO_Lrig_0.1, whole genome shotgun sequence genome contains these proteins:
- the LOC124664552 gene encoding multiple myeloma tumor-associated protein 2 homolog has protein sequence MYHPTRGGVRGGRDQFKWDDVKVDKHRENYLGHSVKAPVGRWQKGKDLLWYTRDKKSDEEDAMKEEIRRVKEEEEQAMREALGLAPKRSSRPKGNRLDKHEYAELIKRGSTAEDLGAGHAEAAQVQGLGLYKGPQTEEEPSSPGPPEMNPEQVEFAPAAKQEDSEDDRKGKRRRDDERRGDREKERKHEKHSGGKERRRDKHESRHDSEDRERRRRKDKQKRRHDSD, from the exons ATGTACCATCCCACGAGAGGCGGCGTCCGCGGCGGGCGAGACC AATTCAAATGGGATGATGTTAAGGTTGACAAGCACCGGGAGAATTACCTTGGTCATAGCGTTAAGGCTCCTGTTGGTAGATGGCAGAAAG GGAAGGACCTGTTGTGGTATACGAGAGATAAGAAATCCGATGAAGAagatgccatgaaggaagaaattAGGagagtgaaggaggaggaggaacaggccaTGCGTGAAGCACTTGGCTTAGCTCCCAAGCGCAGTAGTCGACCAAAGGGCAATCGCTTAGATAAGCATGAATATGCTGAGCTAATAAAGAGAGGATCTACAGCGGAGGATTTGGGAGCAGGGCATGCTGAAGCAGCACAAGTGCAAGGATTAGGTTTATACAA GGGTCCTCAGACTGAGGAAGAACCAAGTAGTCCTGGCCCTCCTGAAATGAACCCTGAGCAGGTTGAGTTTGCACCTGCTGCAAAGCAGGAAGATTCTGAAGATGATAGGAAGGGGAAAAGGCGGCGCGATGATGAGAGGAGaggggacagagagaaagagcgaAAGCATGAAAAACACTCTGGGGGAAAGGAGAGGAGGCGAGACAAGCATGAGAGTAGGCATGACTCGGAGGACAGGGAGAGGCGCCGCCGCAAAGACAAGCAAAAGAGGAGGCATGATTCTGATTAA
- the LOC124664662 gene encoding vesicle-associated membrane protein 727-like, which translates to MNGGSSSSKQTLIYSFVAKGSVVLAEHTAFSGNFSTIAVQCLQKLPPNSTRSTYSCDGHTFNFLVDRGFVFLVVAEEAVGRSVPFVFLERIKEDFMQRYGSSIDEEHPLADDADEDDFLFEDRFSIAYNLDREFGPRLKDHMQYCINHPEEISKISKVKAHLSDVKGIMMDNIEKILDRGEKIELLVGKTETLQSQADNFHRHGRELRRKMWLQNLRFKLMVGGAVAFLILILWLMVCRGFKC; encoded by the exons ATGAACgggggcagcagcagcagcaagcagacGCTGATATACAGCTTCGTGGCCAAGGGCTCCGTGGTGCTGGCCGAGCACACGGCCTTCTCCGGCAACTTCAGCACCATCGCCGTGCAGTGCCTCCAGAAGCTGCCCCCCAACAGCACCAGGTCCACCTACTCCTGCGATGGCCACACCTTCAACTTCCTCGTCGACCGCGGCTTCG TGTTTCtcgtggtggcggaggaggcggtgggGAGGAGCGTGCCGTTTGTGTTCCTGGAGAGGATCAAGGAAGACTTCATGCAGCGCTACGGGTCCAGCATCGATGAGGAGCACCCGCTTGCTGATGACGCGGATGAGGACGACTTCCTGTTTGAGGACAGGTTCAGCATCGCCTACAATCTTGACCGGGAATTCGG GCCAAGGCTCAAGGATCACATGCAGTACTGTATTAATCATCCAGAGGAAATAAGCAAGATCTCCAAGGTGAAAGCGCATCTTTCAGATGTTAAAGGAATCATGATGGATAACATTGAGAAG ATATTGGATCGTGGCGAGAAGATTGAACTTTTGGTTGGCAAGACCGAAACCTTACAGTCCCAG GCCGACAACTTCCATAGGCATGGCAGAGAGCTGAGGCGCAAGATGTGGCTTCAGAACCTGAGGTTTAAGCTGATGGTGGGTGGTGCCGTCGCTTTTTTGATCCTCATCCTTTGGCTGATGGTTTGCAGGGGCTTCAAGTGCTAG